In one window of Desulforhabdus amnigena DNA:
- a CDS encoding MarC family protein — MSDAVRFFISVWIKFFFLLTPFFALSMFLSLTADLEAAARRLIALRVTGSVIVACFVLYFFGNSIFYVFGITLDSFRIGAGSLLFLSAVDLVRKTSSAAPLTQDNNDITVVPLAVPIIVGPATTGALLVMGAETQDTFLKVMGCGALTVAVLCVGIMLFMASSIERIVGRRGLNILSKLTGLILSALAAQIVFTGIRSVLLNH; from the coding sequence ATGAGCGATGCCGTTCGATTCTTTATCAGTGTCTGGATCAAATTTTTCTTTCTACTGACCCCCTTTTTTGCGCTTTCCATGTTTCTCTCCCTGACAGCCGATTTGGAAGCAGCAGCAAGACGTCTCATCGCCCTGCGCGTTACCGGTTCCGTCATAGTAGCCTGCTTTGTCCTCTATTTTTTCGGTAACAGTATCTTTTACGTATTCGGCATCACTTTGGATTCCTTCCGCATCGGTGCGGGAAGCCTCCTGTTTCTCTCCGCCGTGGATCTCGTGCGAAAGACTTCCAGCGCTGCACCTCTCACACAAGATAACAACGACATCACGGTCGTTCCCCTGGCTGTCCCCATTATCGTCGGACCGGCTACGACAGGCGCACTTCTCGTCATGGGAGCAGAAACTCAGGATACCTTCCTGAAAGTGATGGGTTGCGGGGCACTCACCGTCGCCGTACTCTGTGTGGGAATCATGCTCTTTATGGCATCTTCCATCGAACGCATCGTCGGCCGCAGAGGACTCAACATCCTCAGCAAACTGACAGGGCTGATCCTCTCTGCCTTGGCGGCCCAGATCGTCTTTACGGGAATCAGGAGTGTGCTACTGAACCATTGA
- a CDS encoding acyltransferase family protein, which produces MKISSVVPAAQRLTWLDTMRGICILWIAFFHFFITYDNGRFPWPLNLKTFFPFVSDCGAGSGILSCTLDALLAALFERGPQAVGVFIILSGFGLTYSLTRTGFPKDGWAGWYGKRLLRLFPMYWLAHLIYLISPLVYKHDPVDYRFLLSFLGDRVFPVDAMFYYINPAWWYFGLILELCVVYPLLFRTMQKVGVAWFLVLSGLITLSSRFLLHFVFHAHWNYVQGAFFGARLWEFAVGMALAFFFRKRPEDVIRHLFSWPMLLAGILVYNLGVYAYQPNIAFICSDALMGTGLFVIIAHVARWISAVPLLGRALPPVGVYCYSVYLLHQPYVMYFGKQFVGLSMPLYVVFACIVLAVICWSGIALERLVNRWVSLMEGRLKLISSPPAIAG; this is translated from the coding sequence GTGAAGATTTCATCAGTCGTACCCGCCGCTCAAAGACTGACATGGCTCGATACCATGCGCGGGATATGCATTCTGTGGATCGCTTTTTTCCACTTTTTCATCACTTATGACAATGGCAGGTTTCCCTGGCCTCTTAACCTGAAAACCTTCTTTCCTTTTGTGTCTGATTGCGGAGCTGGTTCGGGCATTCTGAGTTGTACGCTGGATGCCCTGCTTGCCGCCCTTTTTGAGCGCGGCCCGCAGGCAGTCGGGGTTTTCATCATCTTGAGCGGCTTCGGTCTCACCTATTCCCTGACACGAACGGGGTTTCCGAAAGATGGCTGGGCTGGCTGGTACGGAAAGCGTTTGCTGCGCCTTTTCCCTATGTACTGGCTGGCGCACCTGATCTACCTGATTTCTCCTCTTGTGTACAAGCATGACCCCGTGGATTACCGGTTTCTTTTGAGTTTCCTTGGGGACCGGGTTTTCCCCGTGGACGCCATGTTTTATTACATCAACCCTGCGTGGTGGTATTTCGGTCTGATTCTGGAACTCTGCGTCGTTTACCCGCTCCTTTTTCGCACGATGCAAAAAGTGGGGGTTGCCTGGTTTCTCGTGCTGAGCGGCCTCATAACCCTCTCCAGCCGTTTTCTGCTTCACTTTGTCTTCCATGCGCATTGGAATTATGTCCAGGGGGCCTTTTTCGGAGCCAGACTCTGGGAATTCGCGGTGGGTATGGCTCTTGCCTTCTTCTTTCGCAAGCGCCCGGAAGACGTGATACGGCATCTTTTCTCCTGGCCGATGCTGCTGGCTGGAATCCTTGTCTACAATCTCGGCGTTTATGCATATCAGCCGAACATCGCCTTCATTTGCAGTGATGCGCTCATGGGGACCGGGCTGTTTGTCATTATAGCCCATGTCGCCCGGTGGATAAGTGCCGTGCCTCTCCTTGGCCGGGCCCTCCCCCCGGTGGGTGTGTATTGCTACAGCGTCTACCTGCTGCACCAACCCTATGTCATGTATTTTGGAAAACAGTTCGTCGGCCTCAGTATGCCCCTCTATGTGGTCTTCGCCTGCATCGTGTTGGCGGTCATCTGCTGGAGTGGCATCGCATTGGAGCGCCTGGTGAACCGTTGGGTGAGCCTGATGGAGGGGCGGCTGAAATTGATTTCGTCGCCACCGGCCATTGCGGGTTAG
- a CDS encoding PIG-L deacetylase family protein: MEIPVGLRLMVFSPHPDDETLAAGGLIQRVLEKGGSVRVVFVTNGDGYTEGVRTSLKEKNTSSNDFIEYGEKRHDEALGALRALGLQPENGIFLGFPDDGIDDLWSQHWSSIRPYTSPYTRYSRPEYKERFSRWTEYAGMDLKEEISRTLEGFIPDWIVLPDPRDYHPDHCTTGVFVLDAVRQLNEKGDISFSETKIFTYLVHYFDYPSSNQWIKEISVTGIGGTRAAGKVLASAQWYNLHLTANELEGKKRALAAHHTQIQVLGEFLKEFMRSDELFCQLSSTQTLNIPIEYAARFKRSRS; the protein is encoded by the coding sequence ATGGAAATCCCCGTTGGCTTGCGCCTGATGGTTTTTTCTCCACATCCGGACGACGAGACATTGGCCGCAGGAGGTCTCATCCAGAGAGTACTGGAAAAGGGCGGCAGTGTTCGGGTCGTATTTGTGACCAATGGAGATGGCTATACAGAAGGAGTGCGAACCAGCCTGAAGGAGAAAAACACATCCTCCAACGATTTCATCGAATATGGGGAGAAACGCCACGATGAAGCCCTTGGAGCTCTGCGGGCCCTGGGGCTTCAACCTGAAAACGGTATTTTTCTGGGGTTTCCCGACGACGGCATCGATGACCTGTGGTCACAACATTGGTCCAGCATCAGACCCTATACATCGCCTTATACCCGTTACAGCCGACCGGAATACAAAGAGCGCTTCAGCCGATGGACGGAATATGCGGGAATGGACTTGAAAGAAGAGATCAGCCGCACGCTGGAAGGGTTCATACCCGACTGGATTGTTCTGCCGGATCCACGGGATTACCATCCGGATCATTGCACCACGGGAGTTTTCGTGCTGGACGCGGTGCGCCAATTGAATGAAAAAGGTGATATTTCCTTCAGCGAAACAAAAATTTTTACCTATCTCGTCCATTACTTTGACTACCCATCCTCGAACCAGTGGATCAAGGAAATCAGTGTAACCGGCATTGGCGGCACAAGGGCTGCCGGCAAGGTACTTGCCTCAGCTCAATGGTACAATCTGCATCTTACCGCCAATGAACTGGAAGGGAAAAAACGTGCCCTTGCAGCACATCACACGCAAATACAGGTGCTAGGAGAATTCCTCAAGGAGTTCATGCGCTCCGACGAACTCTTCTGCCAGCTAAGCTCAACACAAACACTTAATATTCCGATAGAATACGCCGCACGTTTCAAGCGGTCCAGGAGTTGA
- the lpdA gene encoding dihydrolipoyl dehydrogenase: protein MGGQDNHDLIVIGAGPGGYVASVRAAQLGFKVACVEKDPHPGGVCLNVGCIPSKALLDSTEYYHLVKERLAEHGIQTGEATFDLGAMMSRKEQVVRELTESVRNLLEGNGVEIVRGVGRLASEDTVEVMAGEKSRSAIRKLRAGKILLAAGSEPISIPSLPFDGVHIITSTEALALDTVPGHLGIVGGGYIGLELGSVWRRLGAQVTVIEMLPRIASTLDAQVGRALERALGKQGFSFHFKTKVTEAHVEGGEVRLTLDSEGQEKTMTCDRLLVAVGRRPLTRGLGLEELGMKLTQQTRKIWVDGQYRTSIPSIYAIGDLIDGPMLAHKASAEGIAAVECMAGLPGEVNYDAIPAVVYTSPEVAGVGLTEEEVKSRGVEYRVGTFPFAGNSRARSLGEKEGFAKVIAHAKTDRLLGVHVIGPRASELIAECVVAIEFNAKSADIARVVHGHPTLSETLHEAAMAARKSSLRGS, encoded by the coding sequence ATGGGCGGCCAGGACAACCACGATCTCATTGTCATCGGAGCGGGCCCCGGCGGATATGTTGCCTCCGTTCGTGCCGCTCAGTTGGGTTTCAAGGTGGCCTGTGTGGAGAAAGATCCTCACCCGGGTGGTGTCTGCCTCAATGTGGGCTGTATCCCCAGCAAAGCCCTCCTGGACTCGACGGAATATTATCATCTGGTAAAAGAGCGGCTGGCGGAACACGGCATTCAGACGGGAGAGGCAACGTTCGACCTGGGTGCCATGATGTCCCGCAAGGAGCAGGTAGTCCGGGAGCTCACCGAAAGCGTTCGCAACCTTCTGGAAGGAAACGGGGTCGAGATCGTCCGCGGGGTGGGGCGCCTGGCGAGCGAAGATACCGTTGAAGTGATGGCCGGAGAAAAATCTAGGTCGGCAATACGGAAACTGAGAGCCGGAAAAATCCTCCTTGCGGCCGGGAGTGAGCCGATTTCCATACCGTCCCTTCCTTTTGACGGGGTGCATATCATCACTTCCACGGAAGCGCTGGCGTTAGATACCGTGCCCGGGCATCTTGGAATTGTCGGCGGCGGGTATATCGGCCTGGAACTGGGTTCCGTGTGGCGGCGTCTGGGAGCGCAGGTGACCGTGATCGAGATGCTGCCAAGGATCGCCTCCACTCTGGATGCCCAGGTGGGACGCGCCCTGGAGCGGGCTCTCGGCAAACAGGGATTCAGCTTCCATTTCAAGACCAAAGTGACGGAAGCCCATGTGGAGGGTGGAGAAGTCCGCCTCACCCTGGATTCCGAAGGGCAGGAAAAAACGATGACCTGCGATCGTTTGCTGGTGGCCGTGGGACGCAGACCCCTCACGCGAGGGCTCGGCCTGGAAGAACTCGGGATGAAACTGACGCAGCAGACGCGGAAGATCTGGGTCGATGGGCAGTATCGCACCAGCATCCCTTCGATTTATGCCATAGGAGACCTCATCGACGGTCCCATGCTGGCTCACAAGGCTTCGGCCGAGGGCATAGCAGCCGTGGAGTGTATGGCGGGGTTGCCGGGCGAAGTCAATTACGACGCCATTCCTGCTGTGGTTTACACGTCCCCCGAAGTGGCTGGCGTCGGTCTCACCGAGGAAGAGGTGAAATCTCGAGGCGTCGAATACAGAGTGGGGACTTTTCCCTTCGCGGGCAATAGCCGGGCGCGATCCCTGGGAGAAAAGGAGGGTTTTGCCAAAGTGATCGCCCATGCGAAAACGGACCGTCTTCTTGGGGTGCACGTCATTGGTCCGCGAGCGTCCGAACTCATCGCCGAATGCGTTGTAGCCATCGAATTCAATGCAAAGTCCGCGGATATTGCCCGGGTGGTCCATGGACATCCGACTCTTTCTGAAACCCTGCATGAAGCGGCGATGGCTGCGCGCAAGAGCTCCCTCCGTGGGTCTTGA
- the odhB gene encoding 2-oxoglutarate dehydrogenase complex dihydrolipoyllysine-residue succinyltransferase, with amino-acid sequence MKIDIKVPEVGESVQEAVLAEWYAKNGDRVRKDQILFLIETDKVTLEISAEADGILEILVPEGQTVAVGAVVGTLETEVSAARGKEQSPVKEAEKEAPEVEKPSKAPKIPPQAGRALEAEPKRQEVPGMDIAPSVREMLEEKGLDASKISGTGPGGRITRGDVLLYLEETSGERGEEKPRPAPGKVAKPPAAAETGTKEEEGPSLEEKITRKTMTPIRQRIAARLLEARQNTAMLTTFNEIDMSRVKEIRTRFKDIFREKHGVSLGIMSFFIKASIAALKEFPEVNAFIEGKEIVYHHYYHIGVAIGAERGLVVPVIRHADRLSFAELEQSIVDYVQSIKENRLQLSDLEGGTFTISNGGVFGSLLSTPILNTPQSGILGLHKIEDRPVVVDGQIVIRPMMYVAFSYDHRIIDGREAVNFLKRIKECIENPERIMMEI; translated from the coding sequence ATGAAAATAGATATCAAGGTGCCTGAAGTAGGAGAATCGGTACAGGAAGCTGTCCTGGCCGAGTGGTATGCAAAGAATGGAGATCGGGTTCGAAAGGACCAGATACTGTTTTTGATCGAAACCGACAAGGTCACTTTGGAGATATCCGCCGAAGCGGACGGGATTCTTGAAATCCTCGTTCCGGAGGGGCAAACGGTGGCTGTCGGCGCCGTGGTGGGGACCCTTGAAACGGAGGTTTCTGCGGCGCGGGGCAAAGAGCAGTCTCCCGTGAAAGAAGCTGAAAAGGAAGCTCCCGAGGTGGAAAAGCCTTCAAAGGCCCCCAAAATCCCTCCACAGGCCGGGAGGGCTTTAGAAGCGGAGCCGAAGCGGCAGGAGGTTCCAGGCATGGATATAGCTCCTTCGGTGCGGGAGATGTTGGAGGAAAAGGGACTCGACGCGTCTAAAATATCGGGAACAGGTCCGGGAGGGAGAATCACCAGGGGGGATGTTCTCTTGTATCTGGAGGAAACTTCCGGGGAAAGGGGTGAGGAAAAACCCCGACCGGCGCCGGGGAAGGTAGCCAAACCACCTGCTGCTGCAGAAACCGGCACAAAGGAGGAAGAGGGGCCTTCCCTCGAAGAAAAGATCACCCGCAAAACCATGACCCCCATCCGGCAGCGCATCGCCGCCCGTCTTCTCGAAGCGCGGCAGAACACGGCTATGTTGACCACTTTCAATGAAATCGACATGAGCCGGGTGAAGGAGATTCGAACGCGATTCAAAGACATTTTTCGTGAAAAGCACGGGGTTTCCCTCGGGATCATGTCCTTTTTCATCAAGGCTTCCATTGCTGCCTTGAAGGAGTTTCCCGAAGTCAACGCTTTCATCGAAGGAAAAGAAATCGTTTATCACCACTATTATCATATCGGAGTGGCCATAGGAGCGGAACGGGGGCTTGTTGTTCCCGTCATTCGCCATGCGGACCGGCTCAGTTTTGCCGAACTGGAACAGTCCATTGTGGATTATGTCCAGAGCATCAAGGAAAATCGACTGCAACTCTCGGACCTGGAGGGAGGCACCTTCACCATCAGCAATGGAGGGGTGTTCGGGTCGCTCCTGAGCACTCCGATTCTCAATACGCCTCAAAGCGGCATCCTGGGGCTTCACAAAATAGAAGACCGCCCCGTCGTTGTGGACGGCCAGATCGTGATTCGGCCCATGATGTACGTGGCTTTCAGTTACGATCACCGCATCATCGACGGCCGTGAAGCTGTGAACTTTTTGAAACGTATCAAGGAATGCATCGAAAATCCCGAGCGGATCATGATGGAGATATAA
- a CDS encoding YbhB/YbcL family Raf kinase inhibitor-like protein translates to MSLEITSQAFSQDGSIPRRYTCDGQDASPPLQWSGVPQGTKSLALIVDDPDAPDPKAPKMTWVHWVLYNIPPTATGLPEGVKAKDLPEGTREGLNDWKRTGYGGPCPPIGRHRYFHKLYALDTVLPDLGKPTKAQLEKAMQGHILEQCELVGTYQRSR, encoded by the coding sequence ATGTCTCTTGAGATCACCTCGCAAGCCTTTTCGCAGGATGGTTCCATCCCCCGTCGTTATACCTGTGACGGCCAGGATGCTTCCCCTCCTCTCCAATGGTCCGGTGTACCGCAGGGAACCAAAAGCCTCGCACTCATTGTCGATGACCCGGATGCCCCCGACCCCAAAGCTCCCAAAATGACCTGGGTGCACTGGGTGCTTTACAACATTCCCCCCACCGCTACCGGTCTGCCTGAAGGAGTAAAGGCCAAGGACCTCCCGGAAGGCACCCGGGAAGGCCTCAATGACTGGAAACGAACCGGCTATGGAGGACCCTGCCCCCCCATCGGGCGACACCGCTACTTCCACAAGCTTTATGCTCTCGATACGGTCCTGCCCGATCTCGGCAAACCCACCAAGGCTCAGCTGGAAAAAGCGATGCAGGGACACATCCTGGAACAGTGTGAACTTGTGGGAACCTATCAACGTTCCCGCTGA
- a CDS encoding EFR1 family ferrodoxin (N-terminal region resembles flavodoxins. C-terminal ferrodoxin region binds two 4Fe-4S clusters.), with translation MRHIIAYSSPAGSTRHVAEVIGQRLRQMECTVLKCDLARKDDLKAISKTFIEDEKSLCLWVASPVYVDHAVPPVEAFLRGLPSRKGGYAVPFVTWGGVSSGVALLEMGQMLEEKGFLLLGAAKVVATHSSMWQCEQPLGMGHPDENDDAAVKSLVDQVLAKLAGEQRSPISLSVLDYLPPERKSAAQGKNIGMAKKMHPEFGVDASLCTQCGICAENCPAHAISLDPYPRFGNDCFACWSCARICPESAIILDLSSSDEHLRNMARQNHEKPPTQIFF, from the coding sequence TTGAGACATATCATAGCGTACAGTTCGCCCGCTGGTTCTACACGGCATGTGGCCGAAGTAATTGGTCAAAGACTCAGGCAAATGGAGTGCACCGTTTTGAAATGCGACCTGGCTCGAAAAGACGACCTGAAGGCAATTTCAAAAACATTCATCGAAGATGAAAAATCTCTCTGCCTGTGGGTCGCCTCTCCCGTTTACGTCGATCACGCGGTTCCTCCGGTGGAAGCCTTTCTGAGAGGTTTGCCATCGCGAAAAGGCGGGTATGCCGTGCCGTTTGTGACCTGGGGAGGCGTCAGCAGCGGCGTGGCCCTGCTTGAGATGGGTCAGATGCTTGAAGAAAAGGGATTTCTCCTGCTCGGCGCCGCAAAAGTCGTAGCGACGCACTCTTCCATGTGGCAATGTGAACAACCCCTGGGGATGGGACATCCGGATGAGAACGATGACGCTGCGGTAAAGAGTCTCGTAGATCAGGTGCTGGCAAAGCTTGCAGGAGAGCAAAGATCGCCCATTTCCTTGAGTGTTCTGGATTATCTTCCACCCGAGAGGAAAAGCGCCGCTCAGGGCAAAAACATAGGAATGGCCAAGAAGATGCACCCGGAATTTGGAGTCGATGCAAGCCTTTGCACTCAATGTGGAATCTGTGCGGAAAATTGCCCGGCACACGCCATTTCATTGGACCCCTATCCCCGGTTCGGCAACGATTGTTTCGCATGCTGGAGCTGTGCCCGCATTTGCCCGGAATCCGCCATCATTCTAGACCTCTCCTCCTCCGATGAACACCTTCGAAATATGGCTCGACAAAACCACGAAAAGCCCCCTACTCAGATCTTTTTCTGA
- a CDS encoding DUF6345 domain-containing protein has protein sequence MKKTSILAVLFLLGGMATSGWCDADREVAVEWINICNPCGNNDLSCRDDVAVRFYNILRDNGYVGLFNFGNSLAWESDFKEPGDQNWIDKADIALHADHGNRCRFAFGNTTHDDCRLWADEAGWGNKDLEWIIFDDCSCVQHDFQWTCWEDAFRGLHLIASFDTNAHDMCDRGEYFANKLVDGWTLMQAWFYAAEQTEGAGTFASVMGANKGSISPASDHIWGFGSQSADPYPADSYWCSFHDCD, from the coding sequence ATGAAAAAGACTTCAATCCTGGCAGTGCTCTTCCTCCTGGGAGGGATGGCCACATCGGGTTGGTGTGACGCCGACAGAGAGGTCGCTGTGGAATGGATAAACATCTGCAATCCATGTGGAAACAACGATCTTTCCTGTCGTGATGACGTAGCGGTTCGATTTTACAATATCCTTCGCGACAATGGATACGTAGGGCTCTTTAACTTCGGCAACTCGCTTGCCTGGGAGAGCGATTTCAAGGAACCCGGTGACCAGAACTGGATAGATAAAGCAGATATCGCCTTGCATGCGGATCACGGCAACCGGTGCCGCTTCGCCTTCGGCAACACAACTCACGATGACTGCAGACTTTGGGCTGACGAGGCGGGATGGGGAAATAAGGATCTCGAGTGGATCATCTTTGACGACTGCTCTTGCGTCCAGCATGATTTCCAGTGGACCTGTTGGGAAGATGCCTTCCGGGGACTTCATTTAATAGCCAGCTTCGATACCAATGCCCACGACATGTGCGATCGGGGTGAGTACTTCGCCAATAAGCTGGTGGATGGATGGACCCTCATGCAGGCATGGTTTTATGCCGCCGAGCAGACGGAAGGAGCTGGAACGTTCGCTTCCGTCATGGGAGCCAATAAGGGCAGCATCAGTCCTGCGTCCGATCATATCTGGGGATTCGGATCCCAAAGCGCTGACCCGTATCCTGCAGATTCATACTGGTGCTCATTCCATGACTGCGACTAA
- a CDS encoding DUF3124 domain-containing protein, which produces MVFTRFFPRWLFVAAVPLFVLVLTLSAFGGTKDDLSTGAMVYVSVYSNIYYGPRVRPFPLAATLSIRNTDPQFPITVESADYYDSDGRKIRDFMEAPQVLKPLASTYFYVEEKDTRGGSGANFIVRWSAKSGVNRPIIETVMTGVESGQGISFVCPGKEIMEHRD; this is translated from the coding sequence ATGGTTTTTACGAGATTTTTTCCCCGCTGGCTTTTCGTAGCAGCAGTACCCCTCTTCGTTCTTGTTCTGACGCTCTCGGCTTTCGGAGGGACAAAGGATGACCTCTCGACAGGCGCCATGGTCTACGTATCCGTGTATTCCAATATTTACTACGGGCCTCGAGTCCGTCCATTTCCTCTGGCTGCAACTCTGAGCATTCGCAATACGGATCCTCAATTTCCCATCACTGTTGAATCGGCCGACTATTATGATTCAGACGGCAGGAAAATCCGGGATTTCATGGAAGCGCCACAGGTCCTCAAGCCCCTGGCTTCAACCTACTTCTATGTCGAGGAAAAGGACACCAGGGGAGGCTCGGGCGCAAACTTCATAGTGCGTTGGAGCGCAAAAAGCGGGGTGAACCGTCCCATCATCGAAACCGTGATGACGGGAGTGGAATCGGGTCAGGGCATCTCGTTTGTCTGCCCTGGAAAGGAAATCATGGAACACCGGGATTGA